One region of Streptomyces leeuwenhoekii genomic DNA includes:
- the nrdR gene encoding transcriptional regulator NrdR, with amino-acid sequence MHCPFCRHPDSRVVDSRTTDDGTSIRRRRQCPDCSRRFTTVETCSLMVIKRSGVTEPFSRTKIINGVRKACQGRPVTEDALAQLGQRVEEAVRATGSAELTTHDVGLAILGPLKELDLVAYLRFASVYRAFDSLEDFEAAIAELRERAEHPGGDGEGAGAGSQEDGRGPEGAAPVPGPAGAAD; translated from the coding sequence ATGCACTGCCCCTTCTGCAGGCACCCCGACAGCCGCGTCGTCGACAGTCGTACGACCGACGACGGCACGTCGATCCGCAGGCGCCGTCAGTGCCCTGACTGCTCCCGTCGTTTCACGACCGTGGAGACCTGCTCCCTCATGGTGATCAAGCGGTCCGGGGTCACCGAACCCTTCAGTCGCACCAAGATCATCAATGGGGTGCGCAAGGCGTGTCAGGGACGGCCCGTCACCGAGGACGCGCTCGCCCAGCTCGGCCAGCGGGTCGAGGAGGCGGTGCGGGCCACCGGCAGTGCCGAGCTGACCACCCACGACGTGGGCCTGGCCATACTCGGCCCGCTGAAGGAGCTGGACCTCGTCGCCTATCTGCGGTTCGCGTCCGTTTATCGGGCGTTCGACTCGCTGGAGGACTTCGAGGCCGCGATCGCGGAACTCAGGGAACGGGCGGAACACCCCGGCGGGGACGGCGAGGGCGCCGGCGCGGGGAGCCAGGAAGACGGCCGCGGGCCGGAGGGGGCCGCACCGGTCCCCGGGCCCGCAGGCGCCGCCGACTGA
- the lexA gene encoding transcriptional repressor LexA: MTTTADSASITAQDRSQGRLEPVHAMNDAANPEGHKRALPGRPPGIRADSSGLTDRQRRVIEVIRDSVQRRGYPPSMREIGQAVGLSSTSSVAHQLMALERKGFLRRDPHRPRAYEVRGSDQAATVQPTDTAGKPAASYVPLVGRIAAGGPILAEESVEDVFPLPRQLVGDGELFVLKVVGDSMIEAAICDGDWVTVRRQPVAENGDIVAAMLDGEATVKRFKREDGHVWLLPHNAAYEPIPGDDATILGKVVAVLRRV, encoded by the coding sequence GTGACCACCACCGCAGACAGCGCCAGCATCACTGCCCAGGACCGCTCCCAGGGCCGACTGGAGCCGGTGCACGCGATGAACGACGCCGCGAATCCCGAGGGGCACAAGCGCGCCCTGCCGGGCCGACCTCCAGGCATCCGGGCGGACAGTTCCGGGCTCACCGACCGCCAGCGCCGAGTGATCGAAGTCATCAGGGACTCGGTGCAGCGGCGCGGCTACCCGCCGTCCATGCGGGAAATCGGTCAGGCCGTCGGTCTCTCCAGCACGTCCTCGGTCGCCCACCAGCTCATGGCCCTCGAACGCAAGGGCTTCCTGCGCCGTGACCCGCACCGCCCGCGCGCGTACGAGGTGCGGGGCTCGGACCAGGCCGCCACCGTGCAGCCCACGGACACCGCGGGCAAGCCCGCCGCGTCGTACGTGCCGCTGGTCGGCCGCATCGCCGCCGGTGGCCCGATCCTCGCGGAGGAGTCGGTCGAAGACGTCTTCCCCCTGCCCCGGCAGCTGGTCGGCGACGGTGAGCTGTTCGTCCTGAAGGTCGTCGGTGACTCGATGATCGAGGCCGCCATCTGCGACGGCGACTGGGTCACGGTCCGCCGCCAGCCGGTCGCCGAGAACGGCGACATCGTGGCCGCGATGCTCGACGGTGAGGCCACCGTCAAGCGCTTCAAGCGGGAGGACGGGCACGTCTGGCTGCTGCCGCACAACGCGGCCTACGAGCCGATCCCCGGCGACGACGCGACGATCCTCGGCAAGGTGGTGGCCGTTCTGCGCCGCGTCTGA